Proteins encoded together in one Aquipuribacter sp. SD81 window:
- a CDS encoding DUF5719 family protein, with amino-acid sequence AGRVAGAGVALVVVAALVVVTSGTLARQAGRGAAALLDAASGQGGALASAAEVVGSAATRVTGSRAGAVDPAVGAPLVALSAPGTEQACEEGTVLPDGDADVVRALEGSLTRTGDERGLALAACPLSAVTSWVLLGGTTVGERPSVEITATGETPALVDVTVGSVDGPVETPAATGLLVPPGRSTSVAVDSLAPDQPAVVVRVTARSGTVAVTGSDRGLDGLVPRGRDTVPAQTTPSNTAVLPTVLVPVGPGASSRLLLAPAGPTAAVAQVQVSGADGLVDLGADTVVALPGGGVRTVDLTSLPPGRYSVRVLADAPVLASATWERRRDGAPLEGLTGVPSDRAWVHAVSPLDADGALVSLAGLRDVEALEGATVEVVATDVEQDVRGRLELLDAEGAVLAARDLTGDGGTGDSVRLTDLADLAGDAGAGAATLRVVPAGVPLHVVVRASTEDEDGPLVAAASVPGAPPAPTVVRLVPVPLPDLPAPVEAPLEQSATDGAAEDGGPADPGDQAGTDGTDGTDETDGTSARPSPRSQPGS; translated from the coding sequence GGCCGGCCGGGTCGCCGGCGCGGGCGTCGCGCTCGTCGTCGTCGCGGCCCTCGTCGTCGTCACCTCCGGCACCCTCGCCCGGCAGGCGGGCCGCGGCGCCGCGGCGCTGCTCGACGCGGCCTCCGGGCAGGGCGGGGCGCTCGCGAGCGCGGCAGAGGTCGTGGGGTCCGCGGCGACCCGCGTGACGGGGTCCCGCGCCGGGGCCGTCGACCCCGCCGTCGGCGCCCCCCTGGTCGCGCTGTCCGCGCCCGGCACCGAGCAGGCGTGCGAGGAGGGCACGGTCCTGCCCGACGGCGACGCGGACGTCGTCCGGGCGCTGGAGGGCAGCCTCACGCGCACCGGCGACGAGCGGGGCCTCGCCCTCGCCGCGTGCCCGCTGTCGGCCGTGACCTCCTGGGTGCTGCTCGGCGGGACGACCGTCGGGGAGCGGCCCTCGGTCGAGATCACGGCGACCGGGGAGACGCCCGCCCTCGTCGACGTCACCGTCGGGTCCGTCGACGGTCCGGTGGAGACCCCGGCCGCGACGGGGCTGCTCGTGCCGCCGGGCCGCTCGACGAGCGTCGCCGTCGACTCCCTGGCCCCGGACCAGCCGGCCGTCGTCGTCCGCGTCACGGCACGCTCGGGCACGGTGGCGGTCACCGGCAGCGACCGCGGCCTCGACGGGCTGGTGCCCCGCGGTCGGGACACGGTGCCGGCGCAGACCACGCCGTCGAACACCGCCGTGCTGCCGACGGTGCTCGTACCGGTCGGCCCGGGCGCCTCGAGCCGGCTGCTGCTCGCCCCGGCCGGTCCCACGGCCGCGGTCGCCCAGGTGCAGGTGAGCGGCGCGGACGGCCTCGTCGACCTCGGCGCCGACACGGTCGTGGCGCTGCCCGGCGGTGGCGTGCGCACCGTCGACCTCACGTCGCTGCCACCCGGTCGCTACAGCGTCCGCGTGCTCGCCGACGCCCCCGTGCTCGCCTCCGCGACGTGGGAGCGGCGCCGCGACGGGGCGCCGCTCGAGGGCCTCACCGGGGTCCCGTCGGACCGCGCGTGGGTGCACGCGGTGTCCCCGCTGGACGCCGACGGGGCCCTGGTCTCGCTCGCGGGCCTGCGGGACGTCGAGGCCCTCGAGGGCGCGACGGTCGAGGTCGTCGCGACCGACGTCGAGCAGGACGTGCGCGGGCGGCTGGAGCTGCTCGACGCCGAGGGTGCGGTGCTCGCCGCGCGCGACCTCACCGGCGACGGCGGCACGGGCGACAGCGTGCGCCTCACCGACCTCGCCGACCTCGCCGGGGACGCCGGCGCGGGTGCCGCGACGCTGCGCGTCGTACCGGCGGGGGTGCCGCTGCACGTCGTCGTCCGGGCCTCGACCGAGGACGAGGACGGCCCGCTCGTCGCCGCGGCGTCCGTCCCGGGGGCGCCGCCCGCGCCCACGGTCGTGCGGCTCGTGCCGGTCCCGCTGCCCGACCTGCCTGCTCCCGTCGAGGCGCCGCTCGAGCAGTCGGCGACGGACGGGGCGGCCGAGGACGGTGGACCGGCGGACCCGGGCGACCAGGCCGGGACGGACGGGACGGACGGGACGGACGAGACGGACGGGACCTCGGCGCGGCCGTCGCCGCGGTCTCAGCCCGGGTCGTAG
- a CDS encoding metallopeptidase family protein: MAPPRPRRRGADRRDRRGRGLRGPLLPSGLPAARTRSQRFDALVVAAVSRLEGRWGDQLAQVDVAVEEVPPSDPATWEDGAVPLARVFEADGSRPARLVVYRRPVEQRAEDDLDELVRQVVVEQVAELLGRSPDEVDPGYDPG; the protein is encoded by the coding sequence GTGGCCCCTCCCCGACCCCGCCGGCGAGGCGCGGACCGACGCGACCGGCGCGGCCGCGGGCTGCGCGGACCGCTGCTGCCGAGCGGTCTGCCCGCCGCGCGGACGCGCTCGCAGCGCTTCGACGCGCTCGTCGTGGCGGCCGTGTCCCGCCTCGAGGGCCGGTGGGGGGACCAGCTCGCCCAGGTCGACGTCGCCGTGGAGGAGGTGCCGCCCAGCGACCCGGCGACGTGGGAGGACGGTGCGGTCCCGCTCGCCCGCGTCTTCGAGGCCGACGGGTCGCGGCCCGCGCGCCTGGTCGTGTACCGCCGTCCCGTCGAGCAGCGCGCGGAGGACGACCTCGACGAGCTCGTGCGGCAGGTCGTCGTCGAGCAGGTCGCCGAGCTCCTCGGTCGTTCCCCCGACGAGGTCGACCCGGGCTACGACCCGGGCTGA
- a CDS encoding DUF3499 domain-containing protein, which produces MRSTRRCSRSGCAADAVATLTYVYSDSTAVLGPLATYAEPHSYDLCGAHAERLTAPRGWEVVRLAVDDHGPVGPSQDDLLALVDAVREAARPRPQHGPVGDAPGAPATGTQGRRGHLRVLGPAGTGHREP; this is translated from the coding sequence GTGAGGTCCACGCGTCGCTGCTCGCGGTCGGGGTGCGCCGCGGACGCGGTGGCGACCCTGACCTACGTCTACTCCGACTCCACAGCCGTCCTGGGTCCGCTCGCGACGTACGCCGAGCCGCACTCCTACGACCTGTGCGGCGCGCACGCCGAGCGGCTGACCGCCCCCCGGGGCTGGGAGGTCGTCCGGCTCGCCGTCGACGACCACGGGCCCGTCGGACCCAGCCAGGACGACCTCCTCGCGCTCGTCGACGCGGTCCGCGAGGCCGCCCGGCCGCGCCCGCAGCACGGCCCCGTGGGCGACGCCCCGGGGGCGCCGGCCACCGGGACGCAGGGGCGGCGGGGGCACCTGCGCGTGCTCGGGCCCGCCGGCACCGGCCACCGGGAGCCCTGA